In the Bacillota bacterium genome, one interval contains:
- a CDS encoding helix-turn-helix domain-containing protein, with product MKRFKLIRARKEAGLSTAQLAQKVGISKSAIVFIENCKCNPSWEVARRLEKFFGIPAGELLAEEEESQNKPPSACTR from the coding sequence GTGAAACGTTTTAAACTTATCCGGGCAAGAAAAGAAGCCGGACTTTCAACAGCACAACTTGCACAAAAAGTTGGTATCAGCAAATCAGCTATAGTATTCATTGAAAATTGCAAGTGCAACCCCTCCTGGGAAGTAGCCCGGCGCCTGGAAAAGTTCTTCGGAATCCCCGCCGGCGAACTGCTGGCCGAGGAGGAAGAGAGCCAAAACAAGCCACCTTCTGCTTGCACTCGCTGA